From one Eptesicus fuscus isolate TK198812 chromosome 21, DD_ASM_mEF_20220401, whole genome shotgun sequence genomic stretch:
- the LOC129147680 gene encoding MICOS complex subunit MIC27-like, translating to MKKLTIMPAGLIFASISVHAAKEEESKKQLMKPEQLPIYTSPPLQSKYVEEQPGNLQMGFASIHTTTGRYIGWCKGVYVFVKNGIMDTVQFGKGSRFKKIAYPLGLATLGATVCYPVQSVIIAKVTGKKAYATSQNIYEAVKSLWTKNNEKESLPEPKEKIKLESSAEIEIPAKTAHNPKHSVGLPTELRSEMKTKSEFTSGATQFMPDPKLMDHGQSHPEDVDMYSTRS from the coding sequence aTGAAAAAACTGACAATCATGCCTGCAGGGCTGATATTTGCATCTATAAGTGTGCATGCAGCCAAAGAAGAGGAATCCAAAAAGCAGCTAATGAAACCAGAGCAGCTCCCCATATATACTTCACCACCTCTTCAATCTAAATATGTTGAAGAGCAGCCTGGTAATTTACAAATGGGCTTTGCCTCCATCCACACTACAACTGGTCGTTATATTGGCTGGTGCAAGGGTGTTTATGTCTTTGTGAAAAATGGGATAATGGATACAGTTCAATTTGGAAAAGGTTCTAGATTTAAGAAAATTGCTTATCCATTGGGATTGGCCACTTTAGGAGCAACTGTTTGTTACCCAGTTCAGTCCGTAATAATTGCAAAGGTCACCGGGAAAAAGGCATATGCTACAAGTCAGAACATTTATGAAGCAGTTAAATCACTGTGGACAAAAAACAACGAAAAGGAGTCACTTCCTGAacctaaagaaaaaattaagctaGAAAGCTCTGCTGAAATAGAAATACCTGCAAAAACAGCTCACAACCCAAAGCACTCAGTGGGTTTGCCAACAGAACTCAGATCTGAAATGAAGACAAAATCAGAATTCACCTCAGGTGCTACACAGTTTATGCCTGACCCCAAGCTCATGGATCATGGACAGTCCCATCCAGAAGATGTAGATATGTATAGCACTAGAAGCTGA